The nucleotide window ACTCATGGCTTTGATGGTTTTGTGTGTCCTGTTGGTAATGGTTCGATTTTGGAAGAATATGTTAAGGTGATCATTGAACAACAGAAGCATATTTTGGCTACTATTGGCGATCAGGCAAAAAAGACGATTTGTAATCAATTTGAAGTTAAAATAATGATTCATAAATACGCAATATTGTTTAAAGATTTATGTAAGAAAAATACAAAGTGAATTATGATTTGTATCTCCAATAGTGCCTTCTACTCGGATCAAAAAACTGATGGCAAAAGTTTGCTTTTTAAAAGAATATTGTGTACCATTATAACATCAATTAACTTAGATAACCTCCATTTCCCCTATCCATGACGTTCTGTCAGGATGGGGGTAACTTTTATTTAGTACATGAAAAAACAGAAACAACGTTTATATCCTCATGTTCAGCATGGGCGTTTTTATAATTATCCAAACGAAAATCCTGAAGGTTTTTTTTTCAGGTCTTTTTATATTTACTTAAAATCATATATTAATCGTTTTTTTTATCATCCGAATACTTCCGAATGGCAAATGCAATTGAAGCCTATTGTTCGTAGTGCAAAGCCGGTTATTACTTGGATTGGACATTCGACATTCTTAATTCAGATGAATGGCATTAATATTTTAACGGATCCAATTTTTGGTGATGCTACTTCTCTGTTTCCTCGTATATTGCAACCGGGTATAACGCTTGCTCAATTGCCGCCTATCGATTATGTTGTTATATCGCATAATCATTTGGATCATATGGATGAGCCGGCATTAACGGTATTGAAAGAGCGCAATCCGTATTGTCGTTATTTAGTTCCTTTGGGCGACAAAGCTTGGTTTGACAAGCGTGCATTTACTCATGTACGTGAATATACGTGGTGGCAACAGGACAGTTTTGTGTTATCAGATATTGTTACCGATAGAGTTACTTTTACTTTTTTACCGGCGTTTCATTGGTCTCAACGAGGTATGTTTGATAAGAACAGATCATTATGGGGTAGTTGGATGATTGAGATTGGCGGAAAAAAAATCTATTTTGGTGGTGATACTGCATATGCAAAACATTTCAAATCTATTGGTGTTGAATTTGGTCAGATTGATTGTGCAATTTTGCCAATTGGTCCATGTGAACCACATAAGTGGATGAAATATTCACATGCAAATGCGTATGAAGCTTTTCAAGCTTTTAAAGATTTGAATGCTCATCATTTTATTCCTATGCATTGGGGTACTTACTATTTTGGTACTGATACATTTGATATGCCTATAAAGTTGCTTAATCATGCTTGGCAATCAGCAATCACTAACAAACAGGTTTCCCAAGAACAGTTGCACATTTTACGTGCAGGCCAACGTATTGATTTACCACTGGCTTCAGATATGCCAATTATTGAATTACCAAAAGAAATTCAGCGTTAATTGTTAACTGAGTAATGCTGTGAACATTTTTAATATCTAATGCTGTCGAATGAAAGCATATTCCATAATCAGGATGTAATTTAATCAATGTTTGGTCAAGCTTCAAACAATTTTCATTGTCCATTTTGTCATCCCTGAAGGGGATCCAGCGGTGACTGGTATAATCTCGACATTAACTGGGCTAAAAAAGTTTGTTCGTTTAGAAAATGATTGGTTTCCAATTGAATATATACAAAATAAGCGTAATGTAACCATTTGTTTTTAAATTTTACTTTATAATATTTTTAGATAATGCACACCATTGATTAAGACTTTATTGACACTAAGCCGGTTACCGCTGGATCCCCTTCAGGGATGACAAGATGGACAAATTGCTTTGTTTTTTGTGCTTGGATTATTACATTTTGTTTAAGAATTGTTTGAACATATTTGATGACAAAATAGAGAATTATTTCATCTATAATAATCATTACTATACAAAAAATGTTTAAAAACTGTTCACACATATTTAACTGAGTAATGTGTATAGAGACAATCCAATTGTTGCCAAACCACATCCAATAGCAGCTAATCCATAATACATAGCTTTTTTACGAGAAGTATCTTCAATTGATTTGCATTCAGCTTTGTTTTTGTTATGTAATAATAATGGCAATGGGTGGCTTGAATTCGGTACATCCCAAATAATATTTCTAAAGTGATCATCTATTTGTTCAGCAAAGCTATGATTACTATAACTGTATCCTGCAGTTGCTAAAGTTCCGAGTGCAGATAAGCCAAGCGCAATGTTAAGTTTATTTACAGCATGCATGGATGAGATTGGAATTAAGCAGATAAAGCTTAGAATTATTTTTTTATTCATAGTTATTATTACTTCCATTTTAGATTTGCTTTAATGTATAATATTACGTTTTCTTAGTAAGCATTCGATGGAATGAGCAATAATACGTGCACTTGCACTAGTATAGCCACCTGACAACACCATTGTGATTGGAATATCATGCTGTTTCGCTTGTTCAAAAACATAATCGTCACGTTCGATAATCGCATCTTCTGAGATGTCCATACGTCCTAGTGGATCTTCTTTATAGATATCAGTTCCTGCATTATAGATAATAAAATTTGGTTGTTCATTCTTTATAATTTCTGGAAGCTTTTCTTTTAATTTATTTAGATATTCAGTGTCTGATGGAACGCGTGGGCCTAAATGCCATTCTGATTCAAATACAACAGGATAAGTGATATGTTTCTGATTTCTTCCATGAGGATAATTTTTTCTATACATATCAAAAGTTTTAATGCGATCATCATCTTTGCAGCCTTCTTCGTGACCATTTCCTTGATGTGCATCTAAATCAATAATTAATACTTTCCAGTCAGGGTGATTATCAAGGATTTTTTTTGCAGCAAGTTGTATATCACCATAAAAACAAAAACCACCGCCATGATCAGTTTCTGCATGGTGGTAGCCACCAGATAGATTTATTGCCCATCCATTATCAAGAGCTAACTCAGTTGCACGAATAGTACCACCTGTTGCTAAACGCATAGGGCGTAATAAGTATCGCTGCAATAGCCAATTGGGTATGAACTTTAATGGGTATATCTCGGCAATACGAGCAACTGTTGTGGAATCATTTAAAGAATCTAAATAACGTGCTGTATGTACAGATTCAAGGTCAGATCGTGTAACCTCTTGGGGTTTATAAAATTGGCCTGGATGAATGCCTAAGCGTGTAAGTGCTTTGTGTATTTTAGAATATTTACAACTATCAAAAGGATGCAGTTTTTCTATACCAAAGAAACTGACATCATACTTTTGATGATAAACAATAGGAATTTTTTTGGTTTCAGTTTTTTCTCGTGCTTTTTGTTTCCATACCTTTGTATGCATAGCTAATGGTGATAATATGAGGCTTATACCTATCAAAAATAAGATTTTTTTCATTGCGATATCCTTTATGAGAAAATTTCTCGAATTGTATATTTAGATTATATTTTTTTACATATTTCGTCAAAAGCCCTAAGTCTAGAAATGCCAATTCAATAGGATTTTAGATGTAACTATGTGTAAAGCATTGATCTATATAATTCTATTTGAATATAATTTTATTATAAAGAAAGTATTAATCAAAGAATGATTATGCATCAATGATTTATGGGGAATTTATATTCATGAAAAAAAAGTTATGCCTGGTTTTGTGTTTAATGATGCATAATGTGCATGGTTATATTTATCAAGCGGTTGTTATGCGTAAATGGCAGCCTGATTTTAATCGATTTCATTATTTTATTGGC belongs to Candidatus Dependentiae bacterium and includes:
- a CDS encoding MBL fold metallo-hydrolase, which produces MKKQKQRLYPHVQHGRFYNYPNENPEGFFFRSFYIYLKSYINRFFYHPNTSEWQMQLKPIVRSAKPVITWIGHSTFLIQMNGINILTDPIFGDATSLFPRILQPGITLAQLPPIDYVVISHNHLDHMDEPALTVLKERNPYCRYLVPLGDKAWFDKRAFTHVREYTWWQQDSFVLSDIVTDRVTFTFLPAFHWSQRGMFDKNRSLWGSWMIEIGGKKIYFGGDTAYAKHFKSIGVEFGQIDCAILPIGPCEPHKWMKYSHANAYEAFQAFKDLNAHHFIPMHWGTYYFGTDTFDMPIKLLNHAWQSAITNKQVSQEQLHILRAGQRIDLPLASDMPIIELPKEIQR
- a CDS encoding histone deacetylase, which gives rise to MKKILFLIGISLILSPLAMHTKVWKQKAREKTETKKIPIVYHQKYDVSFFGIEKLHPFDSCKYSKIHKALTRLGIHPGQFYKPQEVTRSDLESVHTARYLDSLNDSTTVARIAEIYPLKFIPNWLLQRYLLRPMRLATGGTIRATELALDNGWAINLSGGYHHAETDHGGGFCFYGDIQLAAKKILDNHPDWKVLIIDLDAHQGNGHEEGCKDDDRIKTFDMYRKNYPHGRNQKHITYPVVFESEWHLGPRVPSDTEYLNKLKEKLPEIIKNEQPNFIIYNAGTDIYKEDPLGRMDISEDAIIERDDYVFEQAKQHDIPITMVLSGGYTSASARIIAHSIECLLRKRNIIH